One window from the genome of Parachlamydiales bacterium encodes:
- a CDS encoding thioredoxin domain-containing protein — MAERHTHTNRLAREKSPYLLQHAHNPVNWYPWGEEAFEEARQQDKPIFLSIGYATCHWCHVMENESFENEDVAALMNEVFINIKVDREELPEVDSLYMEFAQSMITGSAGWPLNVILTPDLQPFFAATYLPPDNARGMMGLKDLIERIRQVWNSDERERIEAQAEKIVEIFSEAVHVIGVDIPEKKIISSSMEMLYKLADPIYGGLKGAPKFPIGYHNSLFLYYSSQFKDSRSLFLAERTLVMMQRGGLYDHLGGGFSRYSVDEKWMVPHFEKMLYDNALLIEAYTVMWKATKRQFYRTISEEIMQYVLHILTHFQGGYYSAEDADSEGYEGAFYTWTKLEIDVFLKDLQPELFNEYFHVSEEGNFDRRNILYIDQSPEEFAATKNLDPQEFIVLLEEQKQILWKERQKRPRPLKDDKILVSWNGLMIHSMALAGAAFHDERYLRAAVAAAQFIKDNLWKERHLFRRYRDENVNFYGNLDDYAFLIRGLLSLYEGEQGTQWLAWAMELCDVLENDFKALGGAFFQTDGKDPYLILRKSHFSDGAEPSGNAVHCENLLRLYQMTFRTSYLQQAEDILKAVKKYLDGYPPGYCFHLINLCRYYNKKAPTFIIALNSDGHFTNEIKQVLFSHYLPHKAIHWKDPKDEQFDHVLPEFSQYKPIQNKTTLYICYEGRCDKPITELSEMLQVILTLT, encoded by the coding sequence ATGGCAGAACGACACACACACACTAACCGGTTGGCTCGAGAGAAATCCCCTTATTTACTGCAGCATGCTCACAATCCTGTAAATTGGTACCCCTGGGGCGAGGAAGCATTCGAAGAGGCAAGGCAGCAAGATAAACCTATTTTCCTCTCCATAGGCTATGCCACCTGTCATTGGTGCCATGTCATGGAAAATGAATCTTTTGAAAATGAAGATGTTGCCGCATTGATGAACGAGGTTTTCATCAACATCAAGGTGGACCGGGAAGAATTGCCCGAGGTGGACAGCCTCTACATGGAATTTGCCCAGAGCATGATTACCGGCTCTGCAGGCTGGCCGCTTAATGTCATACTCACTCCGGATTTGCAGCCTTTCTTTGCAGCGACATATCTTCCTCCTGACAATGCCCGCGGGATGATGGGCTTAAAAGATTTGATTGAGCGGATTAGACAAGTATGGAATAGCGATGAAAGAGAAAGAATAGAAGCCCAGGCAGAGAAAATCGTCGAAATTTTTAGCGAGGCGGTACATGTCATTGGTGTAGATATTCCCGAAAAAAAGATAATCTCTTCTTCTATGGAAATGTTATATAAGCTTGCCGATCCGATTTATGGGGGATTAAAAGGCGCTCCCAAATTTCCCATCGGATACCATAATTCCCTCTTTTTATATTATTCTTCCCAGTTTAAGGATAGCCGCTCCCTTTTCTTAGCAGAGCGTACACTAGTAATGATGCAAAGGGGAGGCCTCTATGACCATTTAGGCGGAGGTTTCTCACGCTATAGTGTGGATGAGAAATGGATGGTACCCCACTTCGAGAAAATGCTCTATGATAACGCATTGCTGATTGAAGCGTATACTGTGATGTGGAAAGCAACTAAGAGGCAGTTCTACCGTACGATATCCGAAGAAATCATGCAGTATGTCCTGCATATTCTTACACACTTTCAAGGCGGGTACTATTCTGCCGAAGATGCTGACAGCGAAGGGTATGAAGGTGCGTTCTACACTTGGACCAAGCTAGAGATTGATGTTTTCTTAAAAGACCTGCAACCTGAGTTATTTAATGAATATTTCCATGTGTCGGAAGAAGGGAATTTCGACCGGCGCAATATTCTCTATATCGACCAAAGCCCTGAGGAGTTTGCCGCCACGAAAAATCTGGATCCTCAAGAATTTATCGTTTTACTAGAAGAACAAAAACAGATTCTATGGAAAGAAAGACAAAAACGTCCTCGCCCCCTTAAAGACGACAAAATTCTTGTCAGTTGGAACGGTTTGATGATCCACTCTATGGCTTTAGCCGGGGCTGCATTTCATGACGAGCGTTATCTGAGAGCTGCTGTAGCTGCTGCGCAGTTCATAAAAGACAATCTATGGAAAGAGAGGCATCTCTTCCGGCGTTATCGCGATGAAAATGTGAATTTCTATGGTAATTTGGACGACTACGCCTTCCTCATACGTGGACTTCTCTCCCTTTATGAAGGGGAGCAAGGCACCCAATGGTTGGCATGGGCTATGGAATTATGCGATGTTTTGGAGAACGATTTCAAAGCTTTAGGGGGAGCCTTCTTCCAGACAGATGGCAAAGATCCTTATCTCATCTTGCGTAAATCTCATTTTTCAGACGGAGCAGAACCATCGGGTAATGCGGTCCATTGCGAAAACTTGCTGCGTTTGTATCAAATGACTTTTAGAACGTCCTATCTGCAGCAAGCGGAAGATATCTTAAAAGCAGTAAAAAAATATTTAGATGGCTATCCTCCCGGCTACTGCTTCCATCTTATCAACCTTTGCCGCTACTATAACAAAAAAGCTCCGACTTTTATTATAGCTCTGAACTCAGACGGTCATTTCACTAATGAGATCAAACAAGTTCTATTCAGCCATTATTTGCCGCACAAGGCAATTCATTGGAAGGATCCGAAAGATGAACAGTTTGACCACGTATTGCCCGAATTCTCCCAGTATAAACCCATTCAAAACAAGACAACCTTATACATATGCTATGAGGGAAGATGTGATAAACCTATCACGGAGTTATCAGAAATGTTGCAAGTGATTTTAACATTGACATAA
- a CDS encoding tetratricopeptide repeat protein: protein MHKDNTHYQLFTQLLENEDFEASVVYDNEQVLSSLSSHEKELLGLLMVRHGERIAAEDDMQGLHFLNRALLIAPDSIKVMTQAAHILSSKTTNADSLRAAATWYSKANLQQPNDPDLLTIWGTTLVHLGRLENDSQMLFEADQLLARASDSSKEATTHRDHLLACLRAQIWHALALHSGEADDYARAIEQYKSAALQDIKAPFFWNDYANALLEFGKLIQRMEVYDNVIELYQKAIRLDPRFFPAQFNLGVCYHRLYEATWKSQLFWQAHEQYSHCKILEPRNATLTYAWGRLLLHQGKLRREADLLVQACDHLETAATLQNSNSTIAHHLAEAFIWAGGILEDLTLLRHAESTLTELINANPEDVDSWCSLGFCRYELGYYFNDLHLVYLGMDNYRKALEYSPSSLNALYGLATCHLAIGELEGDLEHLKTALEFFKKASATNEHPTPQFLNDWGVALMKMSDLNNEKDLLEAAIEKFELAIDLDLSISNSEYVDPEWLYNYGCAFDYLGDANDDPTYYEKSIQVLTRVLEIDPDYAQAKYNLAMSYAHLGEASEDLEALLKSCELFKQLLIADQDDENAWSEWGISLINMAQLTYEPALPKQSHQYLVDAEGKFHHAIALGHLPAYYNLSCVYSLLGDFNASLAYLERAENNQALPSAEELLSDEWLEGLRHTEGFHRFWSNLSSKYGF, encoded by the coding sequence ATGCATAAAGATAACACACATTACCAGTTATTTACCCAGCTCCTTGAAAACGAGGACTTTGAAGCTTCCGTAGTCTATGACAATGAGCAGGTTCTCTCTTCTTTGTCCTCTCACGAGAAAGAGCTGTTAGGACTTTTAATGGTGCGTCACGGCGAGAGAATCGCTGCAGAAGATGATATGCAAGGGCTTCATTTCCTTAACCGCGCGTTATTGATCGCTCCGGACAGCATTAAAGTCATGACTCAAGCCGCCCACATCCTCTCGAGTAAAACAACAAATGCCGACTCCTTAAGAGCTGCCGCTACTTGGTATTCTAAAGCAAACCTTCAACAGCCCAATGATCCCGACCTATTGACAATCTGGGGCACCACCTTGGTCCATCTTGGACGTCTAGAAAATGACTCTCAAATGCTTTTTGAAGCAGATCAGCTACTTGCACGCGCATCAGATTCTTCTAAAGAAGCCACTACGCATCGCGATCATCTTTTAGCCTGCCTGCGCGCACAGATATGGCATGCCTTGGCTCTTCATTCCGGTGAAGCAGACGATTATGCGCGCGCTATCGAGCAATACAAATCTGCTGCTCTTCAAGATATCAAAGCCCCTTTCTTTTGGAATGATTACGCTAACGCTTTACTTGAATTCGGTAAGCTTATCCAGAGAATGGAAGTCTATGACAATGTCATAGAACTGTACCAAAAAGCAATTCGGCTTGATCCACGCTTTTTTCCCGCACAATTTAATTTGGGGGTCTGTTACCACAGACTCTATGAAGCAACCTGGAAAAGTCAATTATTTTGGCAAGCACATGAGCAGTACTCCCACTGTAAAATTCTAGAACCGCGCAATGCTACTCTGACATATGCATGGGGACGTCTTCTTCTTCACCAAGGCAAACTAAGAAGAGAGGCCGATCTCCTTGTGCAGGCTTGCGACCACCTTGAAACAGCTGCAACGCTGCAAAACTCCAACAGTACGATTGCCCATCATTTGGCGGAAGCCTTTATCTGGGCCGGCGGTATACTAGAAGACCTTACTCTTCTGCGCCATGCAGAATCCACACTGACAGAACTGATCAACGCCAATCCTGAAGATGTCGATTCTTGGTGCTCATTGGGCTTTTGCCGCTATGAACTAGGCTATTACTTCAATGATCTTCATCTAGTCTATCTAGGTATGGATAATTATCGCAAAGCACTTGAATATTCTCCATCCAGCTTAAATGCTCTATATGGATTAGCGACTTGCCACCTTGCAATAGGTGAGCTGGAAGGAGATTTAGAACACCTGAAAACTGCTTTAGAATTCTTCAAGAAAGCCTCTGCAACAAACGAGCATCCCACCCCGCAGTTCTTGAATGACTGGGGTGTTGCCTTGATGAAAATGTCAGACCTAAATAACGAGAAAGATCTTCTAGAAGCTGCCATAGAGAAGTTTGAATTAGCTATCGATTTGGATCTTAGTATCAGTAATAGCGAGTATGTCGATCCTGAATGGTTATATAATTATGGCTGCGCTTTTGACTATTTGGGCGATGCCAATGATGACCCCACCTACTATGAGAAATCCATTCAAGTGTTGACCCGTGTTCTTGAAATTGACCCGGACTACGCACAAGCAAAATATAACTTGGCCATGTCCTACGCTCACTTAGGCGAGGCTTCAGAAGATTTAGAAGCCCTTTTAAAATCTTGCGAGCTTTTCAAACAGCTTTTGATTGCGGACCAGGATGACGAAAATGCGTGGAGCGAGTGGGGGATAAGCTTGATCAACATGGCACAACTAACTTATGAGCCTGCTTTGCCCAAACAATCCCATCAATATCTTGTAGATGCTGAAGGTAAATTTCATCATGCAATTGCATTAGGTCATTTACCTGCTTATTATAATCTTTCGTGTGTCTATTCATTATTGGGTGACTTTAACGCTTCGTTAGCTTATTTGGAACGTGCTGAAAACAATCAGGCACTCCCTTCAGCAGAAGAACTTCTGTCGGATGAGTGGCTTGAAGGCCTCCGCCATACGGAAGGCTTCCATCGCTTTTGGTCGAACCTTAGCAGCAAATACGGTTTTTAG
- a CDS encoding 4-alpha-glucanotransferase, which produces MTARNPNPLENQLIENSPAAAHWNRIGIRNHHGIVVPLFSLHTRHSCGIGEYLDLIPIIEWCSKVGLDVIQLLPLNDTGTDTSPYSSVSAMALNPIHISLQDLPRINDDPQLKKILQTLQHPKRDDRVDYPVVQKLKDEFLRYYVSQNEKFITAEPGYKDFIESNSWLDIYTVYKFFKDKNHLKSWEEWPADQREPDSKKLTRWKKQFAKETLYYSILQYLCFAQFEEVRAHAEKNDVFLKGDIPILINRDSADVWFHRHLFDLNWSVGAPPDMYSTEGQNWGVPLYCWEAASTALTEWWKQRLEVAQRLYHIYRIDHVVGFFRVWAVLPGQAGREGHFVPAEWYAWIPEGEKRMRMMLKASHMLPIGEDLGAVPPNIKACLGRLGICGTKVMRWERDWDGDKHYLSGKEYSPLSLSTISTHDSEPLRQWWRDFPEEAKAYCKMKRWDWGMKITPEQQWQLLADSHKSNSLFHINLLSEYLEVFPDMAWQAPEQSRINTPGIVSEKNWSVRIKPSVEEIVEHRGLKAALKKLLIE; this is translated from the coding sequence ATGACAGCAAGAAACCCTAATCCTCTAGAAAATCAGTTGATAGAAAATTCCCCTGCCGCAGCGCATTGGAATAGGATCGGCATACGCAACCATCACGGCATAGTCGTCCCATTATTCTCTTTGCATACAAGGCATAGCTGCGGTATTGGAGAGTATCTGGATTTAATACCTATCATAGAATGGTGCAGCAAAGTGGGTTTGGATGTTATTCAACTTCTGCCCCTAAATGATACCGGTACGGATACTAGTCCCTATAGCTCCGTTTCCGCAATGGCCTTAAACCCTATTCATATCAGTTTACAGGATCTTCCGAGAATTAATGATGATCCCCAGTTAAAAAAGATCCTACAAACACTCCAGCATCCTAAACGAGATGATAGAGTGGACTATCCGGTAGTGCAAAAACTTAAAGACGAATTCCTAAGATACTACGTGAGTCAAAATGAGAAATTTATCACCGCGGAACCGGGTTATAAAGATTTCATTGAAAGCAATTCCTGGCTCGATATCTATACTGTCTACAAGTTCTTCAAAGACAAGAATCATTTAAAATCCTGGGAAGAATGGCCCGCAGATCAACGCGAACCCGACTCGAAAAAATTGACTCGCTGGAAAAAGCAATTTGCCAAGGAAACTCTTTATTATTCCATTCTGCAGTATCTGTGCTTTGCACAGTTTGAAGAGGTGCGTGCACATGCCGAAAAAAATGATGTCTTTTTAAAAGGCGATATTCCCATTTTAATCAATCGCGACAGTGCCGATGTGTGGTTCCACCGTCATTTGTTCGACTTAAATTGGAGCGTAGGCGCTCCGCCTGACATGTACTCCACAGAAGGTCAAAATTGGGGCGTTCCCCTTTATTGTTGGGAAGCAGCTTCAACAGCACTTACCGAATGGTGGAAGCAGCGACTGGAAGTTGCTCAACGCCTCTACCACATATACCGCATCGACCACGTAGTAGGATTTTTTCGTGTGTGGGCGGTTTTACCCGGTCAGGCTGGGCGAGAAGGACATTTTGTACCTGCTGAATGGTACGCTTGGATTCCTGAGGGAGAAAAAAGGATGCGCATGATGCTAAAAGCTTCTCATATGCTGCCTATTGGAGAGGATTTAGGCGCCGTGCCCCCCAATATAAAAGCTTGTTTAGGCCGCTTAGGAATCTGTGGCACCAAGGTTATGCGCTGGGAAAGAGATTGGGATGGAGATAAGCATTATTTAAGCGGTAAAGAATACTCTCCTTTAAGCCTCAGTACTATTTCCACTCATGACTCCGAACCTCTGCGTCAATGGTGGAGAGATTTCCCTGAGGAAGCAAAAGCTTATTGCAAGATGAAAAGATGGGATTGGGGTATGAAAATCACACCTGAACAACAATGGCAATTACTTGCTGATAGCCATAAGTCCAATAGCTTATTCCATATAAATCTCTTGAGCGAATACCTGGAGGTATTTCCCGACATGGCATGGCAAGCGCCTGAACAAAGCAGGATTAATACACCGGGAATAGTATCGGAAAAAAATTGGTCTGTAAGGATCAAACCTTCCGTAGAGGAAATTGTGGAGCATCGGGGTTTGAAAGCGGCACTCAAAAAGCTATTGATAGAATAG